The Dehalobacter sp. DCM sequence TCGTATCTTAACAATCGGCGGGCTGAGTGCTAAGGATTTCAGTTTTTCGATTTCTTCCACGGTGATTTCTTTGACAGGTGTCTCTAATTCAAAGCGTCTGCTGGGAGTGAGATAATCCTTAATCGTAATTACCATCACACTGCCGGTGACCCTAAACCGGATAGAAGGCGTCTCCGCCAGGTATCCCTGGATCATACGCTCTCCTTTTTCCAACACCGGCAACAAATGAGCGTGAACTAAATATTTGCGTTCAATTTCAAGTCCCATTTTTTTCACA is a genomic window containing:
- a CDS encoding CYTH domain-containing protein — translated: MGLEIERKYLVHAHLLPVLEKGERMIQGYLAETPSIRFRVTGSVMVITIKDYLTPSRRFELETPVKEITVEEIEKLKSLALSPPIVKIRYKISDAQGLTWEIDVYDGDNKGLITVDIELPYENYPLVFPEWVDSKKEITGDMRYTNLNLGRRPFMTWNPERAD